The genomic interval atatGACAAATACTTCACATTAGTTTTTTTATTGCCTTTAATATACGTTATTCATGGCGTCCAAAAGAAACTGAGGGAATGTAGGAAAAGGACGGTGCTATCTGGGATGTAATACATAATACCAGCTCTACGTCATAgcagaataacaaaaaaaagtttaagaATAGGTTATCAACTTTGACTGAAGACGCAAACTTCCTGTCGAGGAAATTCCCGGAAGCTCTCGGTGTTTGGGACACACAGATCTAATCAACGAGGTGAACAAATAGAAACAGGAAAAGCAGGTTTGGCCTGTGGGAGTACGACATTTAGAAAATTTGCAAAATGTAATCAGATCTGAGTAAAGTTTTCGTACCCATGTTTGGTTTGTTTGGGAATTCTGGTAATGGGCTTTGGAACACTTGGAATACCCTCCACCTTGACCCATCTTGTATCGGAAAATCATCTTCACTTCGCGCCGGAAGTAAGCTCCTGTTATACTGTACAGGAAGAAATTCACACAGTAGTTCATGTAGAAGATAGCTCTGACGATGTACAGCACTCCCGTGGTGTGAGACTTGCTCGTCAAGTCGTAGGCACTTTTCTGAGTCTTGCTTTCGAAGACGGTCTGAATCCAGAACGTGAAGTAAGGCAGATTAAAGGCGATGAAGCAGAGGGAGATGGCAAGGAGGATGAGAGTGAACTCCAGGCGGATGATGCTCTCCTCTGTCATCACGCTGCACTCCCTCTGGCGACGGTTCCGCTGCACTAGTTTGCGGATGATTAACAGGTTGAGGGCGGTTATGAGGATGAAGGGCACAAGTGTGATGAGGACGCCATAGATGCTGTCGAGAATCTCGGAGACTTTTTTGTGCTCGGGTAAGCTCACGCAATGCTTTTCGCCGACCATCTCGATCGGACCGCTCAGGATGGGCTTGTAGATTAGAAGAACGGCTGATACCAAAACTAGGCACAGGATAATTTTCCGGCTACTGGCCGTGGAGATACTCCGCCGTCTGAGGGGATGGCAAACGCCGATGTAACGTTCCACGGTAAAGATGACGACCAACCACGCCGACAGGAAGCGGAAGATGTAGCCTAAATACATGAGGAGATGACAGACGCCGGTCACGGCCAGAAAATCTACCCTCACATGCCCGGGTAACAGTTTTAATCCTCTCTGCAACCACTGAATGAAGACAaagaatataagcgtcatgagATCCGATAGTGACAGAGCCGCGAGGTAGTTACTCGCCGACAGTGACCTCATGTTCTTTGATGTGAAGACGCTGAGAGACAGGGAGTTACCTAAGATACCAATGATAAGGATAACAGGGGTGAGCCAGGCGTACATGGTTTCCCCGAACACCTGGATGAACAGAGGCTTGCCCGAGTGCGTCCAAGTGTGCAAGGTACCGCTACAGTTCGTGCGGTTGCGCACCGAGGTAAAGTCCATCTCGAAGAAGTCATCGGAGATGAAATCCATCCTATCGAACTCTTGGTAGCAGGGATCCATCAGGTTAAGGCTGGTGTTAGAATCCTGGAAAACAGTAAAACGTTTTAATATTTGATGTATTGATTGATGGGTTCATTCATCGATGGACTGTGTGATTGATTGATgaattgattgatggattgattgattcattcattaatgGGTTCGATTTTTGGAAATATTACTGAAAATCTTCGGAAACAATAAACATAAATGTCACAGACTGAATGGCTGATTGATTTACTGGGTGATCAATTAATTTGCTCGTTAGCTGACTGCAAACTTAGCTGAAAAACCTGGGAAAAAATGGAATATGAATTTTACAGATCAACTAGGTATGGGTTCATATGTTGATTAACTGATTTACTAATTAGCTGACTGGAACCGTTAcagagagtgagtgagttagtgagtgcttgaggtttaacgtcgcacttaacaatttttcagtcatatgacgacgaaggaatccttagagtgcatgtaatgtgcctccttattccGTTACAGAGAACACTGGGAAGCAATA from Liolophura sinensis isolate JHLJ2023 chromosome 3, CUHK_Ljap_v2, whole genome shotgun sequence carries:
- the LOC135463986 gene encoding somatostatin receptor type 5-like, with product MGIRDNFSTNTDSNTSLNLMDPCYQEFDRMDFISDDFFEMDFTSVRNRTNCSGTLHTWTHSGKPLFIQVFGETMYAWLTPVILIIGILGNSLSLSVFTSKNMRSLSASNYLAALSLSDLMTLIFFVFIQWLQRGLKLLPGHVRVDFLAVTGVCHLLMYLGYIFRFLSAWLVVIFTVERYIGVCHPLRRRSISTASSRKIILCLVLVSAVLLIYKPILSGPIEMVGEKHCVSLPEHKKVSEILDSIYGVLITLVPFILITALNLLIIRKLVQRNRRQRECSVMTEESIIRLEFTLILLAISLCFIAFNLPYFTFWIQTVFESKTQKSAYDLTSKSHTTGVLYIVRAIFYMNYCVNFFLYSITGAYFRREVKMIFRYKMGQGGGYSKCSKAHYQNSQTNQTWTSDAHQQPGRTCNDIPLMQLRKT